Genomic DNA from Candidatus Omnitrophota bacterium:
TTAAAAACCGATGATAGCTCTTTTATTTTATCAGCCAAATCTTTAGTTACTGTCTTGGATAATGCTTTTGCATATATCCTGATGAAGTCTTCCTCAGAAAGAACAGGATATAAATCAACATATATGGGAATTATTCTGCTGAAATCCAATTCTTCAAAAACGCGTTTTATTAAAGAAGTTTTTCCGAATCTTCTCTGCGAAAATATAATTACATTTTGAGAATTACTAATGTCACGAAGCAATTCTTTGATTTCCGATATTCTGTTACAGAAATTTTCTTTTGAGACCTCTTTCCCGTAAACAAAAGGATTTCGCATAGTAACCTCCAATACGCATAATGCGTTACGCTCTATGCGTAATAATATAATGTTTCCCGTAAACTGTCAAGAATCGAAAGAGAATATTGATAAGCGTCTCTGAAAGAAAGAAAGAGCTGTTACAGCAGCCTTTCCTTGGCCGCCTGAGGCGAGATCCTGGCGATGATAATATCCACGCGGCGGTTCCGGTTCTGCTGCGACGGTGAAAGATTGGCCATAGTCACTATTTCTTTCTGCAATCTGTCATAGAACTGCGCCTTGATATAATCCTCTTTCGCCGCGAGGATCTCTATTTCGTGGTCAGCGAATTTAAAAAAGATCCGGGCTTCCTCCGCCCACTTTCCGGAGCGGTCCTTGAACACGGAGCTTTCTTTCATCTTCAGGGAGATCGCGGCATATTTTCTTTCAAGGCCGCCCTGATAATTGTTTCTGGCCATGCGCACGAGAACAGAATGATTGGGGTCGTTTTTGTATTTTTGTTCAAAGCTTTTGTTTTTTTCCAAAACCTGATTATTTATGTTCATCTCTGTCATCCGGGTGACCTCATGAAAAAAAGAGGATGACGCGGTTTTGAGCAGATCAGCGCTGCGCGCCTCAAGCGTCTTATATGTTTCGCCGTCCTTTTTAATGTAAGGCTTCTGTTCGGCATAACCCGCCGACGACAGGCGGTAAGGAGGAAAATATATGTTTTGTATGAGCTGT
This window encodes:
- a CDS encoding ATP-binding protein yields the protein MEVTMRNPFVYGKEVSKENFCNRISEIKELLRDISNSQNVIIFSQRRFGKTSLIKRVFEELDFSRIIPIYVDLYPVLSEEDFIRIYAKALSKTVTKDLADKIKELSSVFKKIRPTYSVDQTGQVSFSIDIKNEDIIPSLEDVLEGLNRYVKKEKKKAVVCFDEFQQVSMLKTDKIEKFMRSVFQSHKNISYIFMGSKKHLIYDM
- a CDS encoding OmpA family protein; the encoded protein is MAKKKTSQTMQVGPAAPGWMVTYGDLMTQLLIFFVMMFALASAMNELQLINLQKKMRQYVDRENLTNDVSLDVDERGLVVSFHGNKMYEKGDAEIKPEALKALSNLAAFVRPQPNEVRIEAHADMTESPGKYISLWNLSSTRASFIAKQLIQNIYFPPYRLSSAGYAEQKPYIKKDGETYKTLEARSADLLKTASSSFFHEVTRMTEMNINNQVLEKNKSFEQKYKNDPNHSVLVRMARNNYQGGLERKYAAISLKMKESSVFKDRSGKWAEEARIFFKFADHEIEILAAKEDYIKAQFYDRLQKEIVTMANLSPSQQNRNRRVDIIIARISPQAAKERLL